The Methanobacterium sp. genome has a window encoding:
- a CDS encoding nucleotidyltransferase domain-containing protein, producing the protein MMDFKTHKIDEYKRKKIKENIASALELKEEIIFAYIHGSFLEDYFRDVDVAIYLKKVGSKKEILQYELALERELEEIVGFPVDIRIINYAPLSFRFKVIRDGVLLFSKDEGIRSDFESLSIVKYHDFNFIRKMYGREALGIRIR; encoded by the coding sequence ATGATGGATTTTAAAACCCATAAAATAGATGAATATAAACGGAAAAAAATTAAAGAGAATATTGCCTCTGCTTTAGAATTAAAAGAAGAAATAATCTTTGCTTATATTCATGGATCATTTCTAGAAGACTATTTTAGAGATGTTGACGTGGCAATCTACCTTAAGAAAGTGGGAAGTAAAAAAGAGATTCTTCAATATGAATTAGCTCTTGAAAGAGAACTTGAAGAGATCGTTGGCTTTCCAGTTGATATCAGAATTATTAATTATGCACCTTTATCCTTTAGATTTAAAGTAATAAGAGATGGAGTTCTTCTTTTCAGCAAAGATGAAGGAATTAGAAGTGATTTTGAATCATTAAGCATAGTAAAATATCACGATTTTAATTTCATAAGAAAAATGTATGGGAGAGAGGCTCTTGGCATCCGAATTCGATGA
- a CDS encoding nucleotidyltransferase domain-containing protein gives MIEEEFKLPLMDLIEKAGEIPNLIAIILFGSVVTGGVSKKSDIDLLLVFDTDHNPEIGKESEIAHKIATEISIKHDLRHPFSLIFVNKRHMEEIEPDFLWNVAKEGILIWSRPVDILMGENHPSLEPMILIKYSTKNLAEKEKRKLLRSLYSSKKKLINKEKERLGQGIILTTAKKFDKLKDLLDSFNTNYSVKKIWSH, from the coding sequence ATGATAGAAGAGGAATTTAAATTACCGCTTATGGACTTAATTGAAAAAGCTGGTGAAATACCTAATTTGATTGCTATTATATTATTTGGTTCTGTAGTTACAGGTGGTGTCTCTAAAAAGAGCGATATAGACCTGCTACTTGTTTTCGATACAGACCATAATCCTGAAATAGGGAAAGAATCAGAAATAGCCCATAAAATAGCTACAGAAATTTCTATTAAACACGATTTAAGACATCCTTTCTCCCTTATATTTGTCAATAAGAGACATATGGAGGAGATAGAGCCTGATTTTCTCTGGAATGTGGCTAAAGAAGGAATTTTGATCTGGAGTCGACCGGTGGATATTTTAATGGGAGAAAATCATCCTTCTTTAGAGCCTATGATACTTATCAAATATTCCACTAAAAATTTAGCCGAAAAAGAAAAAAGAAAATTGTTAAGGAGTCTTTATTCATCCAAAAAAAAGCTAATAAATAAAGAAAAGGAAAGATTAGGGCAAGGAATTATTTTAACCACTGCAAAAAAATTTGATAAACTTAAAGACCTTCTGGACTCATTTAACACGAACTATTCTGTTAAAAAAATATGGTCACACTAA
- a CDS encoding type II toxin-antitoxin system PemK/MazF family toxin, with amino-acid sequence MKGKIVLVPFPFTDLTAAKLRPALVIYEGEKDVVLSFISSKIPHKSSNVDIVLKESHTGFKKSGLKLDSVIKLDKIATVLKDLIMGELGELDDDLRSEVNGKLRNIFEI; translated from the coding sequence ATGAAAGGAAAGATAGTTCTTGTACCATTTCCTTTTACAGATTTAACTGCAGCCAAACTTAGACCTGCTCTGGTTATTTATGAAGGGGAAAAAGATGTAGTTCTATCATTTATATCCTCAAAAATACCACATAAATCATCTAATGTAGATATCGTATTGAAAGAAAGTCATACTGGCTTTAAAAAATCAGGATTAAAACTTGATTCAGTTATAAAGCTGGATAAAATTGCCACTGTATTAAAAGATTTGATTATGGGTGAATTAGGGGAACTGGATGATGATTTAAGGTCTGAAGTTAATGGAAAATTAAGAAATATATTTGAAATATAA
- a CDS encoding DUF86 domain-containing protein: MGERLLASEFDEDKIFKLSSEVFNSLDMLKELSKLPKDDFLEDKFKVASAKYFLIVSIEATIDMCNHLISRNRFRIPESYADTFKVIAECGVISKDLMEKLIEMAKFRNRLVHIYWEVDEEVIYEIIKEDIRDIEEFMDKFMEFLNKN; encoded by the coding sequence ATGGGAGAGAGGCTCTTGGCATCCGAATTCGATGAAGATAAGATATTTAAATTATCTTCAGAAGTCTTTAACTCATTAGATATGTTAAAAGAACTTTCTAAACTACCAAAGGATGATTTTTTAGAAGATAAATTTAAAGTAGCCAGTGCCAAATACTTCCTGATAGTTTCAATTGAAGCAACAATCGATATGTGTAATCATCTCATCTCAAGAAATAGATTTCGAATACCAGAAAGTTATGCAGATACATTTAAGGTAATTGCAGAGTGTGGAGTTATATCTAAAGATTTAATGGAAAAATTAATAGAAATGGCAAAATTCAGGAATAGATTGGTCCATATTTATTGGGAAGTAGATGAAGAAGTCATTTATGAAATAATAAAAGAAGACATTAGAGATATTGAAGAATTCATGGATAAATTTATGGAATTTTTGAATAAAAACTGA
- a CDS encoding metal-dependent hydrolase: MPDWITHVLVAWTICTVLSFKSKQFNPANTAICMVGALIPDVYKIVIPLEYLGVYAWNFILPFHMPVGSFIIATIFSLFFKEQKTVLLFLLLGVLTHYMLDLLLTNLSEGIYLLYPFSWSSWQFDVIPVDDLKITVISIALAVVVYFVSFWRKRIILSNKT, from the coding sequence ATGCCAGACTGGATAACTCATGTTTTGGTTGCTTGGACTATTTGCACAGTTTTAAGCTTTAAATCTAAACAGTTTAATCCAGCAAATACAGCTATCTGCATGGTGGGAGCGTTAATTCCAGATGTCTATAAAATAGTGATACCACTTGAATATTTGGGTGTATATGCCTGGAACTTTATTCTGCCGTTCCACATGCCTGTAGGATCTTTTATAATTGCTACAATATTTTCATTATTCTTTAAGGAGCAGAAAACAGTGCTGTTGTTTCTTTTATTAGGGGTTTTAACTCATTACATGCTGGATTTGCTTCTTACGAATTTAAGTGAAGGTATATATTTGTTGTACCCGTTTTCGTGGAGTAGCTGGCAGTTCGATGTTATACCTGTTGATGATCTGAAAATTACTGTAATATCAATAGCTCTTGCTGTAGTGGTTTATTTTGTTTCATTTTGGAGGAAAAGAATTATTTTGAGTAATAAAACTTAA
- a CDS encoding DUF6516 family protein, with product MYQLYLKLGSIAKDEFSDIVASTRFIGGKTSLPNKLRIYFFDDSFLDVWLSRDGDYSYHWEHRAQRGLLHRWDNAPDHFELNTFPEHFHDGSDKNVKESTLNHDPKKAIRYVLNFIKNKLKTFES from the coding sequence TTGTACCAGTTATACTTGAAACTCGGTTCCATCGCCAAAGATGAATTCAGTGATATCGTGGCTTCAACCCGATTTATTGGTGGGAAGACCTCATTACCTAATAAATTAAGGATTTATTTCTTTGATGACAGCTTTTTAGATGTCTGGCTTTCCCGTGATGGTGATTATTCATATCATTGGGAACATAGAGCTCAAAGAGGCCTGTTACACCGATGGGATAATGCGCCTGATCACTTTGAATTAAACACGTTCCCTGAGCATTTCCATGATGGCTCTGATAAAAATGTTAAAGAAAGCACTTTAAATCATGATCCCAAAAAAGCCATTAGATACGTGCTTAATTTTATCAAAAATAAATTGAAAACCTTTGAAAGTTGA
- a CDS encoding UPF0175 family protein, with product MKTVLSKLEEILVGTGKYTSKKEFIEDALRALLRAKPELKRDVAIELYKKGEVSLSRAAEICGLNIEDFKEVLKERGIKISVPSIPIKEVDEEVKRILETVR from the coding sequence ATGAAAACGGTATTGAGTAAACTGGAAGAAATATTGGTAGGTACAGGGAAATACACCAGTAAGAAGGAGTTTATAGAAGATGCTTTGCGTGCGCTCCTCAGGGCAAAGCCAGAGTTGAAAAGAGATGTAGCAATAGAACTGTATAAAAAGGGAGAAGTATCTCTGTCCAGAGCTGCTGAGATCTGTGGACTGAATATAGAAGATTTTAAGGAGGTGTTGAAAGAGAGGGGCATTAAAATTTCAGTTCCAAGTATTCCCATCAAAGAAGTTGACGAAGAGGTAAAGAGAATATTAGAGACGGTCCGATGA